A single region of the Schizosaccharomyces osmophilus chromosome 3, complete sequence genome encodes:
- the pex32 gene encoding peroxin Pex32, with protein sequence MSTVQAHLLSEKNSSQSTVRSTGSELLDDVLKVCLWIAPWYTSLSTLFFTWLIVLYPRPTLACSVSAWLFWFTSMRNIDHNQASSLNTEEEEENNKTSVENTSEPANPTTESEEQTVHIDSDVEGEEFGQGAPGLQLLQGKWTHGRTPSTELHSSSDPSSQKPKKKAQRSDSIGEELHEEKAPITEDVLQKASRLSISKIVTDHLIRKDDYPVETSQKIDKGLIFVKSSTGPTLLDAYLEPIHNLYQYSQASNTLFFSYLPLITAIFIFCLPTQAVFIFLSSIVLAWHSPPMKAVTLAVARISVFSSLSEKFVFGKIENKEKEEEGLLDEPPSIPGDASKMESKDGATTSLLKAFKKGTAPTKQEGTSTEGTGNENITEKCLHLVEHQRYWVGVGWLNRTLPTDHPNFTSSDRNVPVAEPTAQFLPPDGIAWIDDKWSIGPWTYTDTFWRQPSLTQFKTAFTRFREWRRRYRTLPQEAVPSMSDTISSDKRLDDDQAADSRSTNYTTGTTNSQSKAEANLKTIMDENVPDPKSRPSSISSKR encoded by the coding sequence ATGTCTACTGTACAGGCTCATTTACTCTCTGAAAAAAACTCCTCGCAGTCTACAGTACGATCCACAGGGTCTGAATTGCTAGACgatgttttgaaagtatGCCTTTGGATTGCTCCCTGGTATACAAGTTTAAGtacattgttttttacatGGTTAATTGTTCTTTATCCGCGACCTACTCTTGCATGCTCTGTGTCTGCTTGGCTTTTCTGGTTTACAAGTATGCGAAATATAGATCACAATCAAGCATCTTCTCTTAATaccgaagaagaagaagaaaacaataagACTTCGGTTGAAAATACTTCCGAACCGGCGAATCCAACGACTGAATCTGAAGAGCAAACCGTCCACATTGACTCGGACGTGGAAGGAGAGGAATTCGGTCAAGGAGCCCCTGGTCTTCAGCTTCTGCAAGGTAAATGGACTCATGGAAGAACACCAAGCACAGAATTGCATTCCTCAAGCGATCCATCATCCCAAAAGCCCAAGAAAAAGGCACAAAGGTCTGATAGCATAGGTGAAGAACTTCACGAAGAAAAGGCACCGATAACTGAAGATGTGTTACAGAAGGCTAGCAGGCTTTCCATCTCAAAAATCGTAACTGATCATTTAATTCGTAAAGACGATTACCCCGTGGAAACTTCTCAAAAGATCGATAAAGGATTAATATTTGTGAAATCGTCAACTGGCCCCACTCTACTGGATGCGTATCTTGAGCCGATTCACAATTTGTATCAGTATTCACAGGCGTCCAATACTCTGTTCTTCAGTTATCTCCCATTGATTACAgctatatttattttctgtcTACCTACTCAAGCtgtgtttattttcttgtcGTCAATCGTGCTTGCATGGCATTCTCCTCCCATGAAAGCCGTTACGCTCGCCGTTGCCCGAATCTCTGTTTTCAGTTCACTTTCggaaaaatttgtttttggaaaaatcgaaaacaaggagaaagaagaggaaggCTTATTGGACGAGCCTCCGTCGATTCCTGGGGATGCTTCTAAAATGGAATCCAAAGATGGTGCTACGACTAGTTTACTGAAAGCATTCAAAAAAGGCACGGCCCCTACAAAACAGGAGGGCACTTCTACTGAGGGAACtggaaatgaaaacataaCGGAAAAATGTCTACATCTAGTAGAACATCAGCGGTACTGGGTTGGTGTTGGCTGGTTAAATCGAACACTACCAACGGATCACCCCAACTTTACAAGCTCAGACAGAAATGTTCCTGTAGCAGAGCCTACCGCTCAGTTTCTTCCTCCCGATGGAATTGCTTGGATTGACGACAAGTGGTCAATTGGCCCATGGACATATACGGACACGTTTTGGAGACAACCTTCTTTAACCCAGTTTAAGACGGCGTTTACAAGATTCCGAGAATGGAGAAGAAGGTATCGTACTTTGCCGCAGGAAGCTGTTCCTTCTATGTCGGATACCATATCATCTGACAAGCGATTAGATGATGACCAAGCTGCCGATTCCCGTAGTACAAACTATACAACCGGGACTACAAATTCTCAATCCAAAGCAGAAGCCAACTTGAAAACTATCATGGATGAGAATGTACCTGATCCTAAGTCCAGACCTTCAtccatttcttctaaaagATGA
- the atd3 gene encoding betaine-aldehyde dehydrogenase Atd3 translates to MQTNVTTRQNELIAARRVPDNCIFIGGQCVKPKGADANAIPLINPATEEVIGTCADANAEDVNKAVENAHEAFESGIWSKRSGNERGAVLRKIGQLMRENRDLLAGLDVLNCGKPTSYALFDVDSSADLLDYYAEIAETDEVSRVVPLTNAPGYVGKEKRFPRGVVGVITPWNFPLKMALWKSIPALASGNTVVLKPSEVAPWSCLEFALLCKEGGLPDGVFNVVIGSGKETGVALSHHDKISYLAFTGSLFTGKKIMHAASDHVIPVTLELGGKSPLIVCKDADLSLACRSAAFGIFFNQGEACTAASRLLIEEDVYEEVLKGVLEEAKKIVSGNGLQENVNMGPLVSKPQYEKVLQLIQTGFDEGLNCVFGGLPKESGKGYFVPPTIFTNAETNNTLWKEEVFGPVLITKTFRTNEEALALANATEYGLGSGVFSTNRDTLDYFADNIEAGMCSLNTYHFSSHELPWIGWKHSGLGIGLATHGYYEYTRLKQIAEYVGDA, encoded by the coding sequence atgcaAACGAACGTTACAACTCGTCAAAACGAATTAATTGCTGCTCGTCGAGTCCCTGACAATTGCATCTTTATCGGAGGCCAATGCGTAAAGCCCAAAGGAGCTGATGCAAATGCGATTCCTTTAATAAACCCTGCTACAGAAGAGGTGATTGGAACATGCGCAGATGCTAATGCTGAAGATGTCAACAAGGCTGTGGAAAACGCTCACGAGGCATTCGAGTCTGGCATCTGGTCGAAGCGTAGCGGAAACGAACGTGGAGCCGTTCTTCGTAAGATTGGTCAACTAATGCGTGAAAACCGAGATTTGCTTGCTGGATTGGATGTTTTGAACTGCGGTAAACCCACCTCTTATGCGTTATTTGATGTAGACTCCTCTGCCGATTTATTAGATTATTATGCTGAAATTGCTGAAACCGACGAGGTTTCTAGAGTGGTTCCTTTAACGAATGCCCCCGGTTACGTCGGCAAAGAAAAGCGTTTCCCCAGAGGCGTTGTCGGTGTTATTACCCCTTGGAACTTTCCATTGAAAATGGCCCTTTGGAAATCGATTCCTGCCTTGGCGTCCGGTAATACTGTCGTCCTTAAGCCTTCAGAAGTTGCTCCCTGGTCCTGCCTCGAATTTGCCCTTTTGTGCAAGGAAGGTGGCTTGCCCGACGGCGTCTTCAATGTAGTCATTGGTTCTGGCAAGGAAACTGGTGTCGCTCTTAGCCACCACGACAAGATTTCCTATCTTGCCTTTACGGGTTCGTTGTTCACAGGCAAGAAAATTATGCATGCAGCCTCTGACCACGTCATTCCCGTGACTCTTGAATTAGGTGGTAAATCGCCTTTGATTGTCTGTAAAGACGCTGATCTTTCTCTTGCTTGCAGATCGGCTGcttttggtatttttttcaatcaagGTGAAGCTTGCACCGCAGCTTCCCGTCTACTCATTGAGGAAGATGTGTATGAGGAGGTGCTTAAGGGTGTCcttgaagaagcaaagaaaattgttTCTGGAAACGGATTGCAAGAGAATGTAAATATGGGTCCCTTGGTAAGCAAACCCCAGTACGAAAAGGTACTTCAATTGATCCAAACAGGTTTTGACGAAGGTTTGAACTGTGTTTTTGGTGGACTGCCTAAAGAAAGTGGAAAAGGTTACTTCGTTCCTCCTACGATTTTCACCAATGCCGAAACCAACAATACTTTATGGAAAGAGGAAGTGTTCGGCCCCGTGCTGATCACCAAGACTTTCCGCacaaatgaagaagctcTCGCCTTGGCCAATGCTACTGAATATGGTCTCGGATCAGGCGTGTTCTCCACGAATCGCGATACCCTCGACTACTTTGCGGATAACATTGAGGCAGGCATGTGCTCTCTTAACACTTATCACTTTTCTAGCCATGAGCTTCCATGGATTGGTTGGAAGCATTCCGGTTTGGGTATTGGATTGGCTACTCATGGTTATTATGAATATACTCGTTTGAAGCAAATTGCTGAGTATGTTGGCGATGCTTAG